The Leishmania braziliensis MHOM/BR/75/M2904 complete genome, chromosome 15 genome has a window encoding:
- a CDS encoding putative protein kinase, whose translation MDPAGRSFSGEQQQQASEATGDAGRDTANAPLLQCAETSPFESESSKCSGLASPPPLAPLSVAVRVVPTLAAATTSTASATFAAPVIVRSSHDLSSSSATPPVTETALISASASSNLRGGNDTDGGDANEGEEEPFLTNGSIALAEFTSLLNPTENNAILKEHIIHMLRDVDTEETLMRIAHALETQETSETPVDVSTTICTESSHDVESYTHASQSTVTSMSMTQGRRSSVLSRREATSLEEFAGLSFLRSRRRTTSPSAQDCPSLAQPLENRGLYNQSARGLGGPMDVSFNSHTSAGTREEELQRSKQHDDPPSAFMATSESQFSETTATLLDDPLLRELPELPTCIQSEGRRAAVSAAPYTSPFDIISGDAPATAPLPLRVVPKTAAEEQQLRRLLHRCHSFSSLEADTLEAVLKAMDKEIHAAGAAILEQGQPTTEKLYLVSEGTCEAIKNGKSLGPLQPGGTFGELELMYKQAMCAATIRCVTRCVLYTLDEASYHCAVMSSSLQKRRRFEKLTMSVPFLRGLPDFERMKIAEALETRVYKHGKTIIRFGSPGNYMHFIVEGEVKVIGRNSGRRVEVVRLRAGDVVGELEFLFNHLTVADVVATSREVRTACISREHFELIIGPIQDRLKEFIATSSTYEKYYVSEVANESVRSELNRIESSRKHRRVASHDEWTTIGVTDPHGEVLLSAPLALLHGKCGASNSDSTVKGGADAHGQRRQAAGDSDQLSMGLLRFPFAPVAGKDVAVLALREDGLIIYWNSVLERLMNYSADEVVGQNIYSFLLSEREQQSMYKAINAARNYAGEAEAFLKQPNTKSIQFTLARSDGLTKTTIQLTIAPPVVSAGGNAAEVVLGFGKEVREGPQKMLEQPQWLSGQIRTILADGTQTFEERLECIAETLNNFESTYRAMTVSTERLRVVNIRQMMGHVLMNFGGECVSRGISVRQLFEGLPSERAYLDADLLPKCLCYAMKLCLKYSDPGGSIVSIMTTVTEKNGLEFLVINFNLTGDGMPKAIAKFFDSSLNKHSDSCATLSLEVGEDGDSDDDDGENYAEESTELRKTMRPGLRRKLLRVQRAVEDQGGTLRMLRNPQDSNIAFLIPFMPASEQDAENAFVEESLSTLADSTSASQSMSLAGMGNGIGPPTAAATATGAGRGHSATFLPGGYSKAAGSVSFAATPAGEASGLSNQSVPGSAVTVPGQPNFSYTTCLAEDTPAHRIMLSSFLWERHHAVLTAFTFEDVVGLAGVADILIIDLQQSAITSPHDLDPITRLREMLRHMAVIITATNFDLVSSDTYAAAGFITLKKPCTPVQAMKAIRHAEEKSAVVKLERMRIEQTRETLARNSRGAWRHGALLGKGSSGEVYEAYDVLTGGKMAVKEMRLGNNDAKIEQFVQEISTMCNLQHPNIIHYFYCEESKEQKVIRVFMEFAGGGTLQSLLKRKGKLQYVELRALLRDVVEGLAYIHSQHYVHGDIKTANVLLSSDGKGKIGDFGTARTVQDGELLYVMQGSPLYMSPECMSAGEEDEEGNRIGYGFPSDIWSLGCVAMEMATNKPPFAHIKSIKGPAGLTNFITSLTDVPDLSPLFKCHPSIVEFVSACLNPDPSQRASAQDLLQMSLFSESTHGDRNSAVKALKRAQLLHVLKKFVAFQEPQEADKLKKRRNRPKVRRLTSDFFSSNSSPSDTASSGSAGRLTSTAPLKSALAAEVEGVAGEKRCQGATAAVAEGNEDESETDVPRHSDKAALAASGTSQTPDGARAARASAEASLSNTVTAAGSSLNLTASTFRRYLRKWDFSSTSSSSSAESNRRPKAMAPAAGGDGGAQRTPQRHCDPVTGVAGQNDKAEPDARNPKAEVAYELSPTPKKRSKTRSRPQTQLPLPVRSSSHQQRDRGSTTTITTNSTEEAFFATSSNSRSSSSSNSGRTPNKASSRNEAVGYTPSFPGRRRNVMLDEAGNIVSFDQLRSMTSGATLPDSKGEQHGVGVSTGRGAEVAAAATAEVTAPPRTPLSTLGDVNDHALSPSNAMGLVNASFAQPPGNFSFFNYSFNKNISFLGANMDEVLNSAANDFLNHLAANSHTNNAACVETVSSAGSAGQPSSRTLLCGERSGSGRSHAVPSSTREGEGHTDCTVVVTSPLAGAGHSEDCSSVAETPSRQRGWTVSRSPSTRSPLGVCGQGEPALIEGGNGVQHSGATLPRPQTPPNLLSMAATPAAASRSLYPVSSQLGSASYTSDDGTASITPRADSVPLVGAAAPPHRRRRVRPPITNQSFFVVEDRSSVSFYGGAQTTSTLATPSNISSARMPGFSAGSPFSHAQISLTTLSSVASADGSITGGMAGDTNNSAMLQQHYASVAVVAPPPVFSTLSVSNARAMWQQRRRHRAAGSRGGGGGSSVSNFRPSAPLSSEGSVYLTAADTHQGDGQMGRAADAVGSREGDDDDDLPSAAFASMRSGFSRQSSLRSSPYLTAETLSATHEQDIKQRRAKGGDTATLGSEDRRSADARDAPLFSSPTTEREPLLLAHLRHIEEALQDVLSQLQARQRQHIPQLRLRESSSPVTEVQDSFDCAPSSTAITAFQATLPQSAMQSTTLHNATLLPPAFASSASEVATTATAAPPQHSGMGINIVPAELPQLLSSRTASVMIPPSKQGMTNPLAMRASPPLSMHRSNPLWPTEDCYATEVRDPVRHNSTGVSDTLLPPSVPGRSASSSGDDVTVEDLLHKVLQRVNLLLDEVSHLSPPVTSYSSPLTPTTTNASQAS comes from the coding sequence ATGGACCCTGCTGGACGGAGCTTCagtggagagcagcagcagcaggcgagtGAGGCGACGGGTGACGCAGGTCGTGATACGGCTaatgcaccgctgctgcagtgcgcaGAAACGTCGCCGTTCGAGTCGGAAAGCTCGAAGTGCTCAGGGCTTGCGTCACCGCCCCCCTtagcgcctctctccgtgGCAGTGCGGGTGGTCCCCACGCTCGCAGCGGCTACGACGAGCACAGCTTCCGCCACTTTCGCCGCGCCAGTGATCGTTAGGTCCTCACATGACTTGTCATCAAGCTCTGCCACACCCCCTGTAACCGAAACTGCACTCATCAGcgcgtcggcgtcgtcgaaCTTGCGCGGTGGCAATGACACTGATGGAGGCGATGCGaatgagggagaggaagagccgTTTCTCACCAACGGCTCCATCGCGTTGGCAGAGTTTACGAGCCTGCTGAACCCTACAGAGAACAACGCTATTCTCAAGGAACACATCATTCACATGCTCCGTGATGTGGACACCGAAGAAACGCTGATGCGTATCGCTCACGCGTTGGAGACGCAGGAGACGAGCGAGACGCCGGTGGATGTCAGTACCACGATATGTACGGAGTCGTCGCACGACGTAGAGtcctacacacacgcgtcgCAGAGCACGGTGACCTCGATGAGCATGACGCAGGGTCGGCGCTCCAGTGTCCTGTCGCGCCGAGAGGCCACCAGCCTTGAGGAGTTCGCTGGCCTCTCGTTTCTGCGCTCGCGGCGACGCACGACGTCGCCCAGCGCGCAAGACTGCCCATCGTTGGCGCAGCCATTGGAGAATAGGGGCCTGTACAACCAGTCCGCACGCGGCCTTGGTGGCCCAATGGACGTCTCCTTCAACTCCCACACGTCTGCCGGCACGCGTGAGGAAGAACTGCAGAGGTCGAAGCAGCACGATGATCCCCCGTCAGCCTTCATGGCGACCAGCGAGTCTCAATTTAGTGAAACGACCGCGACGCTGCTTGACGACCCACTGCTGCGCGAACTGCCGGAACTTCCAACTTGCATCCAAAGCGAGGGTCGACGTGCCGCGGTATCGGCGGCGCCGTACACGTCGCCATTCGACATCATCAGTGGTGATGCGCCGGCCACGGCACCGCTTCCCTTACGCGTTGTGCCCAAGactgcggcggaggagcagcagctgcgtcggctactgcaccgctgccacagcttctcctcccttGAGGCAGACACCCTTGAGGCCGTCCTGAAGGCTATGGACAAGGAGATACATGCAGCCGGCGCGGCCATCTTGGAGCAGGGGCAGCCCACGACGGAGAAGCTCTACCTCGTCAGCGAGGGCACATGCGAAGCCATTAAGAACGGCAAGTCGCTCGGCCCGCTGCAGCCGGGCGGGACCTTTGGTGAGCTGGAGCTCATGTACAAGCAGGCCATGTGCGCGGCAACGATCCGGTGTGTGACGCGGTGCGTACTCTACACGCTAGACGAGGCGAGCTACCACTGCGCTGTCATGTCAAGCTCACTGCAGAAGCGGCGCAGATTTGAGAAGCTGACAATGAGCGTGCCTTTCCTGCGGGGCCTGCCGGACTTTGAGCGGATGAAGATTGCCGAGGCGCTCGAGACGCGGGTCTACAAGCACGGCAAGACAATCATTCGCTTCGGCTCGCCTGGCAACTACATGCACTTCATCGTCGAGGGTGAGGTAAAGGTGATTGGGAGGAACAGTGGTCGTCGAGTCGAAGTAGTACGCCTGCGCGCCGGTGACGTCGTCGGCGAGCTTGAGTTTCTCTTTAACCACCTCACTGTGGCAGACGTTGTGGCTACGTCTCGCGAGGTTCGGACGGCATGTATTAGTCGCGAGCACTTCGAGCTCATTATCGGGCCTATACAAGACCGCCTGAAGGAGTTCATCGCAACCTCCTCTACCTACGAAAAGTACTACGTCTCTGAGGTGGCGAACGAGAGTGTACGCAGCGAGCTCAACCGCATCGAGTCGTCGCGCAAGCATCGGCGCGTCGCCTCGCATGATGAGTGGACGACAATCGGGGTCACCGATCCACACGGAGAGGTGCTGCTAAGCGCACCACTAGCGCTGCTCCACGGCAAGTGTGGTGCCTCCAACAGCGACTCAACGGTCAAGGGTGGTGCTGACGCGCATGGGCAACGCAGGCAGGCAGCGGGGGACTCGGACCAGCTGTCAAtggggctgctgcggttCCCCTTTGCGCCAGTCGCGGGCAAGGATGTGGCCGTGTTGGCTCTCCGCGAGGACGGCCTCATCATCTACTGGAACTCAGTGCTGGAAAGGCTAATGAACTACTCTGCAGACGAAGTAGTGGGGCAAAACATTTactcctttctcctctcgGAGCGGGAGCAGCAGTCTATGTACAAGGCCATCAACGCGGCGCGCAACTACGCTGGCGAAGCCGAGGCATTTTTGAAGCAGCCGAACACAAAGTCGATCCAGTTCACGCTCGCCCGCAGCGACGGCCTCACGAAGACGACCATTCAACTCACCATTGCCCCGCCAGTCGTGTCAGCCGGCGGCAAcgcagcggaggtggtgtTGGGCTTTGGCAAGGAGGTCAGGGAGGGGCCACAGAAAATGTTggagcagccgcagtggcTCTCTGGTCAAATTCGCACCATTTTGGCGGACGGCACACAGACTTTCGAGGAGCGACTGGAGTGCATCGCGGAGACGCTGAACAACTTCGAGTCCACCTACCGCGCGATGACGGTGTCGACGGAGCGGTTGCGTGTGGTGAACATACGGCAGATGATGGGGCATGTTCTCATGAACTTTGGCGGCGAATGCGTGAGCCGCGGCATTTCCGTCCGGCAGCTCTTTGAAGGGCTCCCGTCGGAGCGCGCCTACCTTGACGCTGACTTGCTGCCAAAGTGCTTGTGCTACGCAATGAAGTTGTGCCTCAAGTACAGCGACCCCGGCGGCAGCATCGTCTCCATCATGACCACCGTCACGGAGAAAAATGGACTCGAGTTTTTGGTGATTAACTTCAACCTGACCGGCGATGGCATGCCTAAGGCGATTGCAAAGTTCTTCGACTCGTCGCTGAACAAGCACAGCGACTCTTGCGCAACGCTGAGCCTCGAAGTcggcgaggacggcgacagcgacgacgacgacggtgagAACTACGCAGAGGAGTCGACAGAGCTACGGAAAACGATGCGGCCTGGGCTGCGGCGCAAGCTGCTCCGTGTGCAACGTGCCGTCGAGGACCAGGGTGGGACGCTGCGCATGCTCCGCAACCCGCAAGACTCGAACATCGCCTTTCTCATCCCCTTCATGCCGGCGAGCGAGCAGGATGCCGAGAATGCCTTCGTAGAGGAGTCACTGAGCACCTTGGCCGACTCCACCAGCGCAAGTCAGTCGATGTcactggcagggatgggCAACGGTATCGGACCCCCAACCGCTGCGGCCACAGCAACTGGTGCCGGCAGAGGGCATAGTGCAACTTTCTTGCCTGGCGGCTACAGCAAGGCTGCCGGGAGTGTGTCGTTTGCAGCCACCCCCGCGGGCGAGGCCAGTGGACTATCGAACCAGTCGGTGCCCGGGTCCGCCGTCACCGTGCCTGGGCAACCAAACTTCAGCTACACGACCTGCCTCGCAGAGGACACGCCGGCCCACCGCATCATGCTCTCTTCATTCCTGTGGGAACGCCACCACGCGGTCCTGACGGCTTTCACCTTTGAGGACGTCGTGGGTCTTGCCGGAGTCGCCGACATTCTCATCATTGACCTACAGCAGTCTGCCATTACCTCCCCGCATGACCTCGACCCCATTACGCGGCTGCGCGAGATGCTACGGCACATGGCCGTGatcatcaccgccaccaacTTCGACCTCGTCAGCAGTGACACGTATGCGGCGGCCGGCTTCATTACACTGAAGAAGCCGTGCACCCCTGTCCAGGCCATGAAAGCGATCCGCCACGCAGAGGAGAAGTCGGCCGTTGTGAAGCTAGAAAGAATGCGTATCGAGCAGACACGTGAAACGCTAGCGCGCAACAGCCGCGGCGCCTGGCGTCACGGGGCCCTCCTCGGGAAAGGATCTTCTGGCGAGGTGTATGAAGCGTACGACGTGCTGACAGGCGGCAAGATGGCCGTGAAAGAAATGCGACTGGGCAATAACGATGCCAAGATTGAGCAGTTTGTGCAGGAGATCAGCACCATGTGCAACCTGCAGCACCCCAACATCATCCACTACTTCTACTGCGAGGAGAGCAAGGAGCAGAAGGTGATTCGGGTGTTTATGGAGttcgctggcggcggcacgctgCAGTCACtgctgaaaagaaagggaaaactCCAGTACGTTGAGCTgcgggcgctgctgcgggatGTGGTAGAGGGGCTTGCGTACATTCACTCACAGCACTACGTCCACGGCGACATCAAGACAGCCAacgtgctgctgagcagtgATGGCAAAGGCAAGATCGGCGACTTTGGCACGGCGCGCACAGTGCAGGATGGGGAGCTGCTATACGTGATGCAGGGCAGCCCGCTCTACATGTCGCCCGAGTGTATGTCAGccggggaggaggacgaggagggcaaCCGAATCGGCTATGGCTTTCCTTCCGATATATGGTCGCTTGGCTGCGTCGCGATGGAAATGGCGACAAACAAGCCGCCTTTCGCGCACATCAAGTCTATTAAGGGGCCCGCAGGCTTGACAAACTTCATCACATCGCTGACGGACGTCCCTGACTTGTCGCCGCTCTTCAAGTGCCACCCCTCCATCGTGGAGTTTGTCTCAGCGTGTCTGAACCCTGACCCGAGCCAGCGCGCCTCCGCGCAGGACCTGCTGCAGATGAGCCTCTTTAGTGAGTCGACGCATGGCGACCGCAACTCCGCCGTGAAGGCACTGAAGcgggcgcagctgctgcacgtgctGAAGAAGTTCGTAGCCTTCCAGGAGCCCCAAGAGGCGGATAAGCTGAAGAAGCGGCGTAACCGCCCCAAGGTGCGCCGGCTCACCTCCGACTTCTTCAGCTCCAACAGCAGCCCCAGCGACACCGctagcagcggcagcgcggggAGACTGACGTCGACAGCCCCCTTGAAGTCGGCGCTCGCTGCGGAAGTTGAAGGAGTAGCTGGCGAAAAGCGGTGTCAGGGTGCAACCGCCGCAGTAGCGGAAGGAAACGAGGACGAGTCCGAGACGGACGTCCCACGGCACAGCGAcaaggcggcgctggcggcgagCGGCACCTCCCAGACTCCCGACGGCGCGAGGGCTGCTAGAGCAAGCGCGGAGGCGTCATTGTCCAACACGGTCACCGCCGCGGGCAGCAGCTTGAATCTAACGGCATCGACCTTCAGGCGCTACCTGCGCAAGTGGGACTTCTCCTccacatcctcctcctcgtctgccGAGTCGAATAGGAGGCCGAAGGCAATGGCGCCCGCTGCGGGTGGAGACGGAGGTGCGCAGCGCACTCCCCAGCGGCACTGCGACCCCGTCACAGGCGTCGCTGGCCAAAACGACAAGGCTGAGCCGGATGCGCGCAACCCGAAAGCGGAGGTAGCGTATGAGCTCTCTCCGACCCCGAAGAAGCGCTCCAAGACGCGCTCTCGTCCGCAAACACAACTGCCACTGCCAGTGCGGAGCTCATCGCATCAGCAACGGGACCgaggcagcaccaccaccataaCAACGAACAGTACTGAGGAAGCCTTCTTCGCGACGTCGTCGaacagcaggagcagcagcagcagcaacagcggtcGCACGCCCAATAAGGCTAGCTCTCGCAACGAAGCCGTTGGCTACACCCCCAGCTTTCCTGGCCGACGCCGCAACGTGATGCTGGATGAGGCTGGCAACATCGTGTCGTTTGACCAGCTGCGGAGCATGACGAGCGGGGCGACACTGCCGGACAGCAAGGGCGAACAGCACGGAGTCGGTGTTTCCACTGGAAGGGGTGCTGAGgttgccgcagcggcgacggccgAAGTCACCGCTCCGCCGCGCACACCGCTGTCCACTCTTGGTGACGTGAATGATCACGCGCTGAGTCCAAGCAATGCCATGGGTCTCGTCAACGCGTCCTTCGCTCAGCCGCCAGGCAACTTCTCATTCTTCAATTATAGTTTCAACAAGAACATCAGTTTTCTGGGCGCCAACATGGACGAGGTACTGAACAGCGCGGCAAACGATTTCCTCAACCACCTTGCGGCGAACTCGCACACGAACAATGCAGCGTGCGTCGAGACggtcagcagcgccggcagcgcgGGGCAGCCGTCCTCAAGGACACTCCTGTGTGGAGAGAGGTCAGGCAGTGGGCGAAGCCACGCGGTGCCCTCTAGcacaagagaaggggaaggtCACACCGATTGCACAGTCGTCGTGACCAGCCCACTGGCAGGGGCAGGTCATAGCGAagactgcagcagcgtggcggagacgccgtcgcggcagcggggCTGGACAGTGAGCCGCAGCCCCTCCACCCGAAGTCcgctgggtgtgtgtgggcagGGCGAGCCGGCACTGATTGAAGGCGGAAACGGGGTGCAGCACAGCGGGGCCACGTTGCCGCGGCCGCAGACACCGCCGAATCTCCTGTCCATGGCAGCGacacccgctgctgcctcccgCTCCCTTTACCCCGTCTCGAGCCAGCTGGGCTCCGCCTCGTACACCTCAGACGATGGCACCGCCAGCATCACACCGCGTGCTGATAGCGTGCCTCTTGTGGGGGCTGCCGCCCCACCgcatcggcggcgccgcgtaCGGCCGCCGATAACCAACCAGTCGTTCTTTGTGGTGGAGGACCGGTCGTCCGTGTCCTTTTACGGCGGAGCGCAGACGACGTCGACGCTAGCAACCCCCTCCAACATAAGCAGCGCAAGGATGCCCGGGTTCAGCGCCGGGAGCCCTTTCTCGCACGCCCAGATCAGCCTCACCACCCTGTCAAGCGTGGCCTCCGCAGACGGCAGCATCACCGGAGGCATGGCAGGTGATACGAACAACAGCGCCATGCTTCAGCAGCACTACGCAAGCGTCGCGGTTgtagcgccgccgccggtcTTCTCCACCTTATCGGTGAGCAACGCGCGGGCAATGTGGCAGCAACGACGGCGCCACAGAGCTGCCGGCAgtcgcggcggtgggggAGGTAGCAGCGTCAGCAATTTCCGCCCCTCAGCACCGctgagcagcgagggcagcgTCTATCTGACGGCGGCCGATACGCACCAGGGAGACGGTCAGATGGGGCGAGCGGCAGACGCTGTCGGGAGCCGTGAGGGtgatgatgacgacgacctgcccagcgccgccttTGCCTCGATGCGCTCCGGCTTCTCCCGACAGTCATCCTTGCGAAGCTCCCCCTACCTCACAGCAGAGACCCTCTCTGCGACACACGAGCAGGACATAAAGCAACGCCGCGCCAAAGGTGGCGACACCGCCACGCTCGGCAGTGAGGACCGTCGGAGTGCCGATGCACGAGACGCACCGCTCTTCAGCAGTCCCACTACCGAAAGAGAgccactcctcctcgcgcacctACGGCACATTgaggaggcactgcaggatgtgctgtcgcagctgcaggcgcggcagcgtcagcacatcccgcagctccgcctAAGGGAAAGTAGCAGCCCAGTTACCGAGGTACAGGACAGTTTCGACTGCGCGCCGTCTTCCACCGCCATCACGGCCTTTCAAGCCACGCTGCCGCAGAGCGCGATGCAGTCCACGACCCTTCACAACGCCACCCTGCTCCCGCCTGCGTTCGCTAGCAGCGCGTCTGAGGTGGCCacaacagcgacggcggccccaccgcagcacagcggAATGGGAATCAACATCGTTCCTGccgagctgccgcagctgctctcaTCCCGTACGGCCTCCGTGATGATTCCGCCATCCAAGCAAGGCATGACCAACCCGCTCGCAATGCGGgcatcaccaccgctgtcgaTGCACCGTAGCAATCCTCTGTGGCCAACAGAGGACTGCTACGCAACGGAAGTACGGGACCCGGTGCGCCATAACTCCACGGGAGTGTCTGACACACTACTCCCACCCAGCGTGCCCGGGCGCAGTgctagcagcagcggcgatgatgTGACTGTAGAGGACCTGCTGCacaaggtgctgcagcgggtgAATCTACTTTTAGACGAGGTCTCGCATCTTTCACCGCCCGTCACGTCGTACTCATCACCACTGACACCAACGACGACGAACGCATCGCAAGCCTCGTAG
- a CDS encoding 60S acidic ribosomal protein P2: MSTKYLAAYALASLSKASPSQADVEAICRAVHIDVEKDTLSFVMESVAGRDMATLMAEGAAKMSAMPAAGSGAAAGGAAPAAGAAAPAAAAAKKEEEPEEEADDDMGFGLFD, encoded by the coding sequence ATGTCCACGAAGTACCTCGCCGCGTACGCTCTGGCCTCCCTGAGCAAGGCGTCCCCGTCGCAGGCGGATGTGGAGGCGATCTGCAGGGCCGTCCACATCGATGTCGAGAAGGAcaccctctcctttgtgATGGAGAGCGTTGCTGGACGCGACATGGCCACGCTGATGGCGGAGGGTGCCGCGAAGATGAGCGCGATGCCGGCGGCCGGCtctggtgccgctgctggcggcgctgctcctgctgcgggtgctgcagccccggcggccgccgcggcgaagaaagaggaggagcccgaggaggaggcggacgaTGACATGGGCTTCGGTCTGTTCGACTAA
- a CDS encoding putative inositol/phosphatidylinositol phosphatase, producing MYPGLPRAFPNPEWQNVEDIFRQRTAFGFLAPNARASATADPAMAADAWVQREIGYYEVNYTTVEDLSVCVTSFNVGCKKPVLPLTSLVCLTSSGGGTDDAPARPTDLIVVGMQEVDMSATALFKQETEAASPWVAGLNAAIGADSSNSTATSSSGGAGASPYYAFPPKQLVGLLLCVFIRRPLLSAVSEFSMATVATGALGSMGNKGAVGFHLVLHRTSICVITAHLAAGHDNVRKRNEDINTIFRSMDFNAARRAETQMSASPNAPIDESAFLELYPRDHDIIIVAGDLNYRLRLPYETAVHLANSGQFSELLAHDQLAAEMKNPHTPWLNFINFTPTHMPTYRFDIGTDVYDTSEKRRIPSYTDRICVWSRRKSMESRIRLDRISALMEVRSSDHKPVQALARIPVSVEVPAQKAQIVSSLREKVATIGLAQASSAKISLSMSKVNFQAQCFHNCGTQEVVTVQNNGNCVAVVRVVRQREGDYSEGSWLRVTPQELAILPGESQDVQIETAFHPRCTLWMAAWRPYQGRGSIELSSVLLFCCRNGPVQAVECQCVLSPSVFGNALENIALLQDTPCVEAYAQKADFEEVVRQVRPHVPKELWYLVYVIAQHPREPGLFTRSTNKEVCRHIMELLDTKNAALPVDTDVHCAAECLLAFLKNLREPVVPYAQYAAALAAGRAKGKAPLQFLRQLPTMHANVWLYVLSLLNYLLRPVNSSDNELDAPLLAHIFSAVLIGRPTDAQGAIPARLQQGGGVDQQVRQQLQQESDDALALVEYFLSTPPSMLAGVE from the coding sequence ATGTACCCCGGCCTCCCGCGTGCCTTCCCTAACCCGGAGTGGCAGAACGTGGAAGACATCTTCCGCCAGCGCACGGCATTTGGCTTTCTCGCGCCAAACGCGAGAGCCTCCGCCACTGCCGATCCTGCCATGGCCGCGGACGCGTGGGTGCAGCGGGAAATCGGCTATTACGAGGTCAACTACACGACGGTAGAGGACttgagcgtgtgcgtgaccTCCTTTAATGTCGGATGCAAGAAAcccgtgctgccgctgaccAGTCTTGTCTGCCtcaccagcagcggtggtggcacagACGACGCACCAGCGCGGCCGACGGACTTGATCGTCGTCGGCATGCAGGAGGTGGACATGAGTGCGACAGCGCTCTTCAAGCAAGAAACGGAGGCGGCCTCGCCGTGGGTAGCTGGGCTGAACGCGGCAATCGGCGCCGACAGTAGCAACAGCACTGCAACATCTTCGTcaggtggcgcaggcgcctCTCCGTACTACGCCTTTCCGCCAAAACAGCTCGTCGGTCTGCTTCTCTGCGTGTTCATCCGtcggccgctgctgtccgCCGTGTCGGAGTTCAGCATGGCGACGGTGGCCACAGGGGCCCTGGGCTCTATGGGAAACAAAGGCGCCGTCGGCTTTCACCttgtgctgcaccgcacgTCCATCTGCGTCATTACGGCCCACTTGGCGGCCGGGCACGACAATGTGAGAAAACGCAACGAAGACATCAACACCATCTTCAGGAGCATGGACTTCAACGCCGCCCGTCGCGCCGAGACGCAGATGAGTGCCAGCCCCAACGCACCAATCGATGAGTCCGCCTTTCTCGAGCTCTACCCTCGCGACCACGACATCATCATCGTGGCCGGAGACTTGAACTACCGCCTAAGACTCCCGTACGAGACTGCCGTGCATCTAGCGAACTCTGGGCAGTTCAGCGAGCTGCTGGCGCACGACCAGCTGGCAGCCGAAATGAAGAACCCGCACACGCCATGGCTGAACTTCATCAACTTCACACCAACGCACATGCCCACGTACCGCTTCGACATTGGCACCGATGTCTACGACACAAGCGAGAAGCGCCGCATCCCCAGTTACACGGACCGCATATGTGTGTGGTCGCGTCGCAAGTCGATGGAGTCTCGCATCCGACTAGACCGCATCTCCGCCCTCATGGAGGTGCGCAGTAGCGACCACAAACCTGTGCAGGCGCTCGCACGGATCCCGGTGAGCGTGGAGGTGCCGGCGCAGAAGGCGCAGATAGTATCGTCGCTGCGGGAAAAGGTTGCCACCATCGGCTTGGCGCAGGCATCGAGTGCGAAGATATCCCTGAGCATGTCGAAGGTGAACTTTCAGGCTCAGTGCTTCCACAACTGCGGGACGCAGGAGGTGGTCACTGTGCAGAACAACGGCAACTGTGTCGCTGTCGTTCGGGTGGTGCGGCAACGCGAGGGGGACTACTCGGAGGGCAGCTGGTTGCGCGTCACCCCGCAGGAGCTCGCCATCCTTCCAGGGGAGTCACAGGATGTTCAGATCGAGACAGCCTTTCACCCGCGCTGCACGCTGTGGATGGCCGCCTGGCGCCCGTACCAGGGCCGCGGCAGTATTGAACTCAGCTCTGTATTGCTGTTTTGCTGCCGCAACGGCCCAGTGCAGGCTGTCGAGTGCCAGTGTGTACTGAGCCCGAGCGTGTTCGGCAACGCATTGGAGAATATCGCCCTTCTACAGGACACGCCGTGCGTGGAGGCATACGCGCAGAAGGCGGACTTTgaagaggtggtgcgccAGGTGCGGCCACACGTGCCGAAGGAGCTGTGGTACCTCGTCTACgtcatcgcgcagcacccaCGCGAGCCGGGCCTCTTCACCCGCTCCACCAACAAGGAGGTGTGCCGTCACATCatggagctgctggacacgaagaacgcggcgctgccagtgGACACAGACGTGCATTGCGCCGCAGAGTGTCTTTTGGCCTTTCTCAAGAACCTGCGCGAGCCAGTGGTGCCATATGCGCAGTATGCCGCTGCCCTCGCCGCGGGCCGTGCCAAGGGTAAGGCCCCGCTGCAGTTCCTGCGTCAGCTGCCGACGATGCACGCGAATGTGTGGCTCTACGTCTTGTCGTTGCTGAACTATCTTCTGAGGCCGGTGAACAGCTCCGACAACGAGCTTGACGCGCCCCTCCTGGCACACATTTTCAGCGCCGTCTTGATTGGCCGCCCCACCGATGCGCAGGGGGCCATTCCTGCTCGGCTGCAGCAGGGAGGCGGCGTTGACCAGCAGGTGCGGCAGCAACTGCAACAGGAGAGCGACGACGCCCTAGCTCTCGTAGAGTACTTTCTCAGCACCCCACCAAGTATGTTGGCCGGAGTGGAGTAA